Proteins found in one Methanospirillum hungatei JF-1 genomic segment:
- a CDS encoding protein kinase domain-containing protein: MVEFRNTGMTAWEHDVEKIGVEYSGDSNLITVDPPLQLLPKGSRVHTGQSYQFPFLISAHNVGQVKLAFAVVRLLPSGKTNRISDPVFLSMEITTGLPHNDQNSGSIQVTAGPLHVPVELDGMPAGLTPLTLPHIPVGIHHVVVKGKEGVMESDIEVKPNSIHSITYSPEKSGVLIETKESLLLENSNPVLTLILSNFFIILGVIITLTTVAVISIVVISGEIKRIKFVVSHVLPSSVQKESGRDFAIETRRRISSDDVRFDPVAGLFKQGDKKSLKLKITNMGTKPIVVDTIRIEPGVCRIVFREIFDDDPGDCEVSQAVSYIDGNGKEKSRVIHLQYRIMPRDLDLSWFFERFIQKKGNIIAILKIKNNNPFPLEADSILLASGEERGIELVMDVPDSDELSVYKKLRILTENEYSFPLSVKIPYNKGIFLFFSKKYSESLEWFNQQIDLGNDDGTLKRYRDLIKRKMDSSSEVNTMDSSDIRDHEPDVKRKVDAQEGNATQVSLSPSLTGFPDSLLPIYKPSALISTDRLGIMYRALRAADNIEVAVRVLDSGVIPASQVELQIQAWRSLKHMNIMQIKFWERDPVYFLEFDLPSGAIQSKKRIYSLADLKVPIPARAALRIVRGLAEGIDYIHRQGVRHYLLEPSVIFLDDGLQPKISGFDTSALIQSGIPDDCWVIAPEQRNPEKFGNPGKKTDIYQVGAIFYYLLSGQVLNCFESISSLPSHFRSDYGVYDPIIKKSVHIDKNERYGDIREMIHEIDTLLQTFKK; this comes from the coding sequence ATGGTTGAGTTTCGTAATACGGGTATGACTGCCTGGGAACATGATGTTGAAAAGATAGGTGTCGAATATTCTGGGGATTCAAACCTTATCACCGTTGATCCACCGTTACAACTGTTACCGAAAGGATCCCGGGTTCATACCGGGCAGAGTTACCAGTTCCCTTTTCTCATATCAGCGCATAATGTCGGTCAGGTAAAACTCGCCTTTGCTGTTGTTCGATTGTTACCAAGCGGGAAAACGAACAGGATTTCAGATCCAGTGTTCCTCTCAATGGAAATTACCACGGGATTGCCACATAATGATCAGAATTCCGGTAGTATACAGGTTACTGCAGGGCCACTTCATGTACCTGTTGAACTTGATGGTATGCCTGCAGGTCTGACCCCGTTAACTCTTCCTCATATTCCAGTGGGCATTCATCATGTTGTGGTTAAAGGAAAAGAAGGTGTGATGGAGAGCGATATCGAGGTAAAACCGAATTCCATCCATTCAATCACCTATAGTCCGGAAAAGTCAGGGGTTTTGATTGAAACAAAAGAATCACTCTTACTGGAAAACTCCAATCCCGTCCTGACTTTGATCTTATCTAATTTTTTCATCATCCTCGGGGTAATTATTACGCTGACGACGGTAGCGGTAATTTCGATTGTGGTTATTTCTGGTGAGATCAAAAGGATAAAATTCGTGGTTTCACATGTCCTTCCCTCCTCTGTTCAGAAGGAGAGTGGCCGGGATTTTGCAATCGAAACACGAAGAAGAATATCATCTGATGATGTGAGGTTTGACCCTGTTGCAGGACTATTTAAACAGGGAGATAAAAAATCACTCAAATTGAAAATTACAAACATGGGGACAAAACCAATTGTTGTTGATACGATTCGGATTGAACCCGGAGTATGCAGGATTGTTTTTCGGGAGATATTTGATGATGATCCCGGAGATTGTGAGGTATCCCAGGCGGTTTCGTATATTGATGGGAACGGAAAAGAAAAAAGCCGGGTAATTCACCTTCAGTATCGTATCATGCCCAGAGACCTCGATCTGTCATGGTTTTTTGAACGCTTCATTCAGAAAAAAGGGAATATCATTGCAATACTCAAGATAAAAAATAATAATCCCTTTCCTCTTGAAGCAGATTCAATCCTTCTTGCATCAGGAGAAGAGCGGGGTATCGAATTGGTAATGGACGTTCCTGATTCGGATGAACTATCGGTATACAAAAAATTACGTATCCTGACTGAAAATGAATATTCCTTCCCGCTGTCGGTGAAGATCCCTTACAATAAGGGGATATTTCTATTCTTCTCCAAAAAGTACTCAGAATCCCTGGAATGGTTTAACCAGCAGATCGATTTGGGGAATGATGATGGTACCCTCAAGCGGTATCGGGATCTGATTAAGAGGAAGATGGATTCTTCTTCAGAAGTTAATACCATGGATTCATCTGACATACGTGACCATGAGCCTGATGTAAAGAGAAAGGTGGATGCACAGGAAGGCAATGCCACTCAGGTATCTCTCTCTCCCTCTTTGACAGGATTTCCAGACTCTTTACTGCCCATCTACAAACCATCTGCATTGATCTCAACAGATAGGCTTGGTATTATGTACCGGGCTCTCCGGGCTGCTGATAATATAGAAGTTGCTGTCAGGGTTCTTGATTCCGGGGTAATCCCTGCCTCTCAGGTTGAATTACAGATACAGGCGTGGCGGTCACTTAAGCATATGAATATTATGCAGATCAAGTTCTGGGAACGTGATCCTGTTTATTTCCTGGAATTTGATCTTCCATCCGGTGCAATACAATCGAAAAAGAGGATCTATTCGCTGGCAGATCTGAAAGTGCCCATACCCGCGAGGGCTGCACTTCGTATTGTTCGGGGGCTTGCAGAAGGGATTGATTACATACATCGACAGGGTGTCCGACACTACCTTCTTGAGCCCTCTGTCATCTTTCTTGATGATGGATTACAACCGAAAATATCTGGGTTTGATACTTCTGCGTTGATTCAGTCTGGCATTCCTGATGATTGCTGGGTTATTGCCCCTGAGCAGAGGAATCCTGAAAAATTTGGCAATCCTGGTAAAAAGACGGATATCTATCAGGTAGGGGCGATCTTTTATTATCTTTTATCAGGACAGGTTCTCAATTGTTTTGAAAGCATAAGTTCACTTCCCTCACATTTTCGGTCAGATTATGGAGTGTATGATCCGATTATTAAAAAATCCGTGCATATTGATAAAAATGAACGGTATGGAGATATTCGGGAAATGATTCATGAAATTGATACTTTGTTACAAACATTTAAAAAATAA
- a CDS encoding protein kinase domain-containing protein, with protein MVPIILFILLVISVILSPVYAQEQWVISPGFGPSYISDTIPDTLLPGHSYPVLVTFRNTGLVSWQDEMRRIGLLYEGDMTKVTAVPSFVEISRDLNITPGKHATFGFTLLPVGTPGSYDLSFSVVMRSATGDQKITEVFVKHVTIVPTDGISSPVNGSIFVESPVLDLDVYLDSAFMGNVPAIIADVKPGQYMIRVKNDTFERTFSVDVERGVMTRLLVRGDEKIPVVTKKRAGPVSDGTLIGYIEVNVPLIIIISLILLACIGVGMYGLRKRNRTEKDRKKKEDKEDEEDPEKERSKKEKDLLDKIHSKKPLFEGLSSSSDISHGVYGKVSDRSGTGHISRKKSSKGIEKKNSTKDSSKPKPSSKPTKPDTIKDDVDFQFRDLTTRPGSATASIGVSNHSSVPVSVEDHTISPGGFGIVPVEISEPTNDEPDTIISLRIFAEGSEFFKNIIIPYNRGIALLARGVVEKAYEYFRALLVTHPDNVDGLFQQAQILLNWGLEEEAQSVLQEILVLDPEHEAALNALNQIQDKAARKKDKAGSDAVIKISGYPDELSDRYTPIRVLGDDPFATVILVRKNDTGDLRALKIPRTIEKIGSSLFTEISLLYQLRHPYVLRMYKAEFYPVVMLELEFVSGGWYEDKQYMRVSDLPVPLPNHVSSLLIEKIAEGLAYLHRQGVRHYHLSPKYILLDEPLNPKISGLIRESLRSAGGGGVEEFFVCAPEQVDPSFFGKPGKRTDIYQLGVIWLWLMTGRIMEKGESADEIISMTMDNVTSDPSFELYIPLLKKLTARFKKDRYASVEAFLDDLKGIIPDFYIKEGMALSGDDA; from the coding sequence ATGGTCCCTATCATACTATTCATTCTCCTTGTCATTTCAGTGATATTATCCCCGGTTTATGCACAAGAACAGTGGGTGATATCTCCCGGCTTTGGACCTTCGTACATATCAGATACCATCCCCGATACCTTACTCCCAGGTCATTCATATCCTGTTCTGGTTACATTCCGGAACACTGGTCTTGTCAGCTGGCAGGATGAAATGAGGCGGATTGGCCTCCTCTATGAAGGTGATATGACAAAAGTTACTGCTGTCCCCTCTTTTGTGGAGATCTCCCGTGATCTGAATATTACCCCCGGTAAACATGCAACTTTTGGATTTACCCTCCTCCCGGTGGGGACTCCGGGTTCTTATGATCTCTCCTTCTCGGTTGTCATGCGGTCAGCAACCGGTGACCAGAAGATAACCGAAGTGTTTGTAAAGCATGTGACTATTGTCCCAACCGACGGGATCTCATCACCGGTAAATGGGTCGATCTTTGTAGAAAGCCCGGTACTGGATCTGGATGTTTACCTTGATTCAGCATTTATGGGAAATGTCCCTGCGATAATTGCTGATGTGAAACCAGGTCAGTATATGATACGGGTAAAGAATGATACCTTTGAGCGAACGTTTTCGGTTGATGTGGAACGGGGAGTTATGACACGTCTTCTCGTGAGAGGTGATGAAAAAATCCCGGTTGTTACAAAGAAAAGGGCAGGGCCGGTATCTGACGGGACCCTTATCGGATATATTGAAGTGAATGTTCCATTGATAATTATAATTTCATTGATCCTTCTTGCGTGTATCGGTGTTGGTATGTATGGACTGAGAAAACGAAACCGAACCGAAAAGGATAGAAAGAAAAAAGAAGATAAGGAGGATGAAGAGGACCCTGAAAAAGAGCGGTCAAAAAAAGAAAAAGATCTACTGGATAAAATACATAGCAAAAAACCATTATTTGAAGGATTGTCATCATCATCTGATATCTCTCATGGCGTATATGGCAAAGTATCTGATCGATCTGGAACCGGTCATATTTCAAGAAAAAAATCCTCAAAAGGAATTGAAAAGAAAAATTCTACTAAAGATTCCTCAAAACCGAAACCCTCCTCAAAACCAACAAAACCAGATACTATAAAAGATGATGTGGATTTCCAGTTTCGGGATTTAACAACCCGGCCCGGTTCTGCAACAGCGAGCATTGGAGTATCAAATCATTCTTCTGTTCCGGTATCGGTAGAGGATCACACTATCAGTCCTGGTGGATTCGGGATAGTACCTGTTGAAATCAGTGAACCAACGAATGATGAACCTGATACAATTATTTCACTTCGTATTTTTGCAGAGGGTTCAGAGTTCTTTAAAAATATTATTATCCCATATAACCGGGGGATTGCGTTACTTGCACGGGGAGTGGTTGAAAAGGCATATGAGTATTTTAGAGCATTACTGGTGACACACCCGGACAATGTTGACGGATTATTTCAACAGGCTCAAATCCTTTTAAATTGGGGTCTGGAAGAAGAGGCACAGTCAGTTTTGCAAGAGATCCTGGTCTTGGATCCTGAACATGAAGCTGCCCTGAATGCTCTGAATCAAATTCAGGATAAAGCAGCACGAAAAAAGGACAAAGCTGGTTCAGATGCTGTAATTAAAATTTCCGGATATCCTGATGAATTATCTGACCGGTATACTCCTATCCGTGTTCTGGGAGATGATCCGTTTGCTACGGTAATCCTGGTCCGGAAAAATGACACCGGTGATTTACGTGCTCTTAAAATTCCCCGAACCATTGAAAAAATCGGCTCATCGTTATTCACTGAAATCTCTCTTCTCTATCAACTTCGTCATCCCTATGTGCTCCGGATGTATAAAGCAGAATTTTATCCGGTTGTTATGCTGGAACTTGAATTTGTCTCCGGAGGGTGGTATGAAGATAAACAATATATGAGGGTATCAGATTTACCAGTCCCGCTCCCCAATCATGTCTCTTCCCTGCTGATTGAAAAGATTGCAGAAGGGCTTGCATATCTTCACCGGCAAGGTGTCCGTCATTACCATCTCTCACCAAAATATATTCTTCTGGATGAGCCATTGAATCCTAAAATATCTGGTCTTATCCGTGAATCACTTCGAAGTGCGGGAGGAGGCGGGGTTGAGGAATTTTTTGTCTGTGCACCAGAACAGGTGGACCCTTCCTTTTTTGGCAAACCCGGAAAAAGAACGGATATATACCAATTGGGAGTAATATGGCTCTGGCTGATGACCGGCCGGATAATGGAAAAGGGAGAATCTGCGGATGAGATTATTTCAATGACAATGGATAATGTGACTTCTGATCCCTCTTTTGAATTGTATATTCCATTGTTAAAGAAACTTACAGCCCGTTTTAAAAAGGATCGGTATGCTTCAGTTGAGGCATTTTTAGATGATCTGAAGGGAATAATACCTGATTTTTATATAAAAGAAGGTATGGCACTATCCGGTGATGATGCATGA
- a CDS encoding protein kinase domain-containing protein produces MSGTNQNWMNMSMAGPIFLTLLVFMVPGVYAADDLFGMGGTSGVGYYKGDYVSDTIPSSLEAGSSYPVVISFQNNGMVSWEWGVEKFGLLYQGLQSSITVDPVFSPIPAGMKVATQEEISFPFVLTPPDKPGEYELSFSMSTRKGEDKYTPFPNGFTKKIIVIPKEGVSSGNVGSIIIQSNPTGAMVSMGSEEKGKTPLTLPDLNPAQYEITVSHPDYGRKWAQVRVEPGSVSRVTVDLTTSEKPVVSTEQLLKFTPLGWLLDNISLIIISIIILFFGFQVIMMDTKRIPEHHPVRRYTRPLILLAPYADGKSRFQRGLSKDGRGESTGGGADASGGADGDRRREQGKTAGSESGTRKSVRDRKIRRDGESSERKPIETEEDESLPDVEDPDQEGREIEGIYGFPHALRDRYEPLGVAGDDTYARVYKVRKKESGDVRALKVGHSKQPGSEILQKESAVWRSLRHPNIVHLFKSEFLDDMSYLENEYLDGVSYKGMVHTSLNGLPKPIREQYAVSLVRDIAEGLKYAHDVGVRHYHLQSGDILLTPKLRAKVSGFARGRNELGFSVKDSDVRGATAAFITPEQRDEQKYGNPGRRTDIYQLGVIFYELLTGYLPYSPEAFQKSGHEGTFEDHADELILPSAFRKSLEKYDPIIVRMLSRKKSGRYYLMDEFIKDLDSVRKA; encoded by the coding sequence ATGAGTGGAACAAACCAGAATTGGATGAATATGAGTATGGCTGGCCCCATCTTTCTTACTCTTCTGGTTTTCATGGTTCCAGGTGTGTATGCTGCGGATGATCTCTTTGGTATGGGCGGGACATCGGGTGTCGGTTATTATAAAGGAGATTATGTATCAGACACCATACCATCCTCACTTGAGGCCGGTTCATCATATCCGGTGGTAATCTCATTTCAGAATAACGGGATGGTCTCATGGGAATGGGGGGTTGAAAAATTCGGTCTCCTCTACCAGGGATTACAGTCATCCATCACCGTGGACCCGGTTTTCTCTCCTATTCCAGCTGGGATGAAAGTAGCAACACAGGAAGAGATCTCATTTCCCTTTGTTCTGACCCCTCCGGATAAACCTGGTGAATATGAGCTCAGTTTTTCAATGTCAACAAGAAAGGGTGAGGATAAATATACGCCTTTTCCGAATGGTTTTACCAAAAAGATCATTGTTATCCCAAAAGAGGGGGTCTCATCCGGGAATGTGGGTTCAATTATTATTCAATCTAACCCAACCGGAGCCATGGTCAGTATGGGCAGTGAAGAGAAAGGGAAAACTCCTCTCACGTTGCCTGATCTGAACCCTGCTCAGTATGAGATTACCGTCTCTCATCCAGATTATGGCCGAAAATGGGCGCAGGTACGGGTTGAACCAGGATCAGTCAGCAGAGTTACCGTTGATCTGACTACATCTGAAAAACCAGTGGTATCAACTGAGCAACTCCTGAAGTTTACCCCGCTTGGATGGCTCCTTGATAATATTTCTCTCATCATCATCAGCATCATCATTCTGTTTTTCGGATTTCAGGTCATCATGATGGATACGAAGAGAATTCCTGAGCACCATCCGGTAAGACGGTATACAAGGCCCCTCATTCTGCTCGCTCCATACGCTGATGGGAAGAGCAGATTCCAGAGGGGATTAAGTAAAGATGGGAGAGGAGAAAGTACCGGTGGTGGTGCGGATGCATCAGGTGGTGCTGATGGTGATCGCAGACGGGAACAAGGAAAAACTGCCGGTTCAGAATCAGGAACCCGGAAAAGTGTCCGTGATCGAAAAATCCGGCGTGATGGGGAGAGTTCTGAAAGAAAGCCCATAGAGACTGAAGAAGATGAATCATTGCCAGATGTCGAGGACCCTGACCAGGAAGGACGGGAGATTGAAGGGATATATGGGTTCCCCCACGCTCTTCGGGACCGGTATGAACCACTGGGTGTTGCCGGGGATGATACCTATGCCCGTGTCTATAAGGTGAGGAAAAAAGAAAGCGGTGATGTCCGGGCACTCAAGGTTGGACACTCAAAACAGCCTGGGAGTGAGATTCTTCAGAAAGAGTCAGCGGTCTGGCGATCCCTTCGTCATCCGAACATTGTGCATCTTTTCAAATCTGAATTTCTGGATGATATGTCCTATCTTGAAAATGAGTACCTTGACGGGGTATCATACAAGGGGATGGTTCATACATCCCTGAACGGTCTTCCAAAACCTATCCGGGAACAATATGCCGTATCCCTTGTCCGTGATATCGCAGAAGGGTTGAAATATGCCCATGATGTTGGTGTCAGGCATTATCATCTCCAGTCCGGAGATATTCTCCTGACCCCAAAACTTCGCGCAAAGGTCTCCGGTTTTGCCAGGGGAAGGAATGAACTCGGATTTTCTGTTAAGGATTCTGATGTCAGAGGGGCTACCGCGGCATTTATTACACCTGAGCAGAGGGATGAACAAAAGTATGGAAATCCCGGGCGAAGAACGGATATCTACCAGTTGGGAGTAATTTTTTATGAACTTCTGACCGGGTATCTCCCGTATAGTCCTGAAGCATTTCAAAAATCAGGGCATGAAGGAACGTTTGAGGATCATGCAGATGAACTGATTTTACCATCCGCTTTCAGGAAAAGTCTTGAGAAGTATGATCCTATCATTGTGCGGATGTTATCACGAAAAAAATCCGGTCGGTATTATCTGATGGATGAATTTATCAAAGATCTCGATAGCGTCAGAAAGGCCTAA
- the ftsA gene encoding coenzyme F390 synthetase, with amino-acid sequence MKYPDLEALIDERIQYTVHYAAEHSPFYKKFFQEHNISPDDIKSHEDLLELPVISGQVIRENQPPVTSDFMFKSLDWKDIYTIHETSGTSGTPKSFFLSWDDWKRYAEKYARIFVSQGFTAEDRMIICASYGMNVGANTMTLAAREVGMSIIPTGKCTFPIRLIQSYQPTGIVGSVFKFLRLARRMKAEGMDPADSSIRRLVVGGESFADESRNYVKELYDCEVYNSYGSTEGTMCGECQAVAGLHVPEDIVHLDIHDPRHQRFLPDGEEGHIVLTTLLKPGERCGSLLINYDTDDTTKVISRSRCPCGRTHMRILNPWREAETIQIFEVPINRIDIERAVFQPENLPSLTGEYEAFVYGEEENEITLRISVEAEDKDACSIHDITDVITGTILKYKPELIGSYDDGIFQILVHITGPGGLELHHIRGRPKRLIDRR; translated from the coding sequence ATGAAGTATCCTGATTTAGAGGCACTCATCGACGAGCGGATACAGTATACGGTTCATTATGCTGCAGAACACTCCCCTTTTTATAAAAAATTCTTTCAGGAACACAATATCAGCCCTGATGACATCAAAAGTCATGAAGATCTCCTCGAACTCCCGGTTATAAGCGGACAGGTGATCCGGGAAAATCAGCCGCCGGTCACGAGCGATTTCATGTTTAAAAGCCTTGACTGGAAAGACATCTATACCATCCATGAAACGAGCGGAACAAGTGGCACTCCGAAGAGTTTCTTCCTCTCCTGGGATGACTGGAAACGGTATGCAGAAAAGTATGCCCGCATCTTTGTATCCCAGGGATTTACAGCAGAAGACCGGATGATCATCTGTGCAAGTTATGGGATGAATGTGGGAGCAAACACCATGACGCTTGCAGCCCGTGAAGTTGGTATGAGTATCATCCCCACCGGTAAGTGTACGTTCCCGATACGGCTCATCCAGTCCTATCAGCCGACAGGAATTGTAGGGAGCGTCTTTAAATTTTTACGACTGGCGCGACGGATGAAAGCGGAGGGAATGGATCCGGCAGATTCCAGTATCCGAAGGCTTGTCGTCGGCGGGGAGAGTTTTGCCGATGAATCCAGAAATTACGTCAAAGAACTCTATGACTGTGAGGTCTATAACAGTTATGGGAGCACGGAAGGGACCATGTGCGGAGAGTGCCAGGCTGTTGCCGGTCTCCATGTTCCGGAGGATATTGTCCATCTGGATATCCATGATCCCAGGCACCAGCGTTTTCTCCCAGATGGTGAAGAGGGACATATTGTTCTAACGACGCTCCTAAAACCCGGAGAGCGATGCGGATCGCTTCTCATCAATTATGATACGGATGATACCACAAAAGTTATCAGCAGAAGCAGGTGCCCATGCGGACGAACTCATATGAGAATTCTGAATCCCTGGCGGGAAGCAGAGACCATCCAGATCTTTGAAGTTCCGATTAACCGGATAGACATCGAACGTGCTGTTTTCCAGCCTGAAAACCTGCCATCACTCACCGGAGAGTACGAAGCATTTGTGTATGGCGAAGAAGAGAATGAGATAACGCTCCGGATATCGGTTGAAGCTGAAGACAAGGATGCATGTAGCATTCATGATATCACCGATGTGATCACCGGGACAATCCTGAAATACAAACCAGAACTTATCGGGAGTTATGATGACGGGATATTCCAGATACTCGTCCATATCACAGGCCCGGGAGGACTGGAGCTTCATCATATCAGAGGAAGACCAAAACGGCTTATTGACAGAAGATGA
- the cmk gene encoding (d)CMP kinase, whose product MRITISGLPGSGTTSLTYHLAEMHRLDVISAGEVFRQMARERGLTLAEFGSFCEEDPSVDKLIDERQREIALSNTHIIAEGRLSGWMIQEADLKIWLKASLECRVRRIFDRDQFSDLTAAMQATKEREACEALRYQQYYDIDIGSLSPYHLVLDTEMWTVEQLAIIVSSAIQTLQKSE is encoded by the coding sequence ATGCGCATTACGATCAGTGGTCTTCCTGGGAGCGGAACGACCTCACTCACGTATCATCTTGCCGAGATGCACCGGCTGGATGTCATCTCTGCAGGAGAAGTCTTCAGACAGATGGCACGGGAGCGGGGCCTGACTTTGGCTGAGTTTGGGTCATTCTGTGAGGAGGATCCCTCGGTAGATAAACTGATCGATGAGCGTCAACGGGAGATAGCCCTTTCAAATACTCATATTATTGCAGAAGGAAGATTGTCCGGCTGGATGATTCAGGAGGCAGACCTGAAGATCTGGCTGAAAGCCTCGCTTGAGTGCAGGGTCAGACGAATATTTGACCGGGATCAGTTTTCTGACCTCACAGCAGCCATGCAGGCAACAAAAGAGCGGGAGGCATGTGAAGCCCTCCGGTATCAGCAATATTATGATATTGATATCGGATCACTCAGTCCCTACCATCTGGTGCTGGATACTGAAATGTGGACCGTGGAACAACTGGCAATTATTGTCTCTTCTGCGATTCAGACTCTGCAAAAAAGTGAATAA
- a CDS encoding DUF106 domain-containing protein produces MAGSQSATMSMMPLILAMGLLFIASIEAVRNGLGTSLNVVLGPLVDTFHIPFYIVIIILSAMTGFYSSIIQKYTIDYKKMKQTQNRMKEFQKEYREAMLSKDEKQIKKLEAKRSRMMQEQMEMSQAQFKPMGYIMVITLPIFFWLIFRLNHFDAMINMPFFGLVHLTDLILGPAPAWIIWYMLCSITLSQVIRKALDIGGL; encoded by the coding sequence ATGGCAGGATCGCAGTCAGCAACCATGAGTATGATGCCCCTGATTCTGGCTATGGGGCTTTTATTTATTGCCAGCATTGAGGCCGTCCGTAATGGACTTGGAACCTCACTCAACGTTGTCCTCGGGCCGCTTGTGGACACATTCCATATTCCTTTTTACATTGTGATCATCATTCTCTCCGCAATGACCGGTTTTTACTCGTCAATCATCCAGAAGTATACCATCGATTATAAAAAGATGAAACAGACGCAGAACCGGATGAAAGAGTTCCAAAAAGAATACCGGGAAGCAATGCTCTCAAAAGATGAGAAGCAGATAAAAAAACTCGAAGCCAAACGCTCCAGGATGATGCAGGAACAGATGGAGATGAGCCAGGCTCAGTTCAAACCTATGGGGTATATCATGGTTATCACCCTTCCGATATTCTTCTGGCTCATATTCCGCCTCAATCATTTTGATGCCATGATAAACATGCCCTTCTTTGGACTTGTTCATCTGACCGATCTCATCCTTGGTCCTGCCCCTGCATGGATCATATGGTACATGCTTTGTTCGATCACATTGTCACAGGTTATCAGAAAGGCACTTGATATTGGGGGTTTGTAA
- a CDS encoding adenylate kinase produces MTGKKVIITGVPGVGKTSVITESIRRLEEEGVPYQSINFGTFMFEVAQKENIVKDRDEMRKLDKNSQKRLQQLASQAIARIDGNIIIDTHASVKTPVGFLAGLPEWVLKELKPDLIILVETDSDQILKRRLSDTSRIRDIEGYQDIQDHQDFNRAVAASYAMLTGCTVRYIKNPDFLLEKAVEEMVQVLR; encoded by the coding sequence ATGACCGGGAAGAAAGTCATCATTACTGGAGTGCCCGGGGTCGGCAAGACCTCGGTCATTACCGAGTCAATCAGACGGCTTGAAGAAGAAGGAGTCCCATATCAGAGCATAAATTTTGGCACTTTTATGTTTGAAGTTGCGCAAAAGGAGAATATTGTCAAAGACCGTGATGAGATGCGGAAGCTAGACAAAAATTCTCAGAAACGGCTTCAGCAACTTGCTTCACAGGCGATCGCCCGGATCGATGGTAACATTATCATCGATACTCATGCTTCAGTAAAAACTCCGGTAGGATTCCTTGCAGGTCTTCCTGAATGGGTTCTGAAAGAGTTAAAACCTGATTTAATAATCCTTGTTGAGACTGATTCTGATCAGATCTTAAAGCGCAGATTATCTGATACCTCCCGAATCCGTGATATCGAAGGGTACCAGGATATTCAGGATCATCAGGATTTCAACCGTGCAGTGGCAGCATCGTATGCCATGCTGACCGGCTGCACCGTTCGATATATTAAGAACCCTGACTTCCTGCTTGAAAAGGCAGTAGAAGAGATGGTTCAGGTGCTCAGGTAA